Part of the Solwaraspora sp. WMMA2065 genome is shown below.
GGTACTCCATTGCGCCGACACCGATGATCGCCCCCTGCCCGGTCATCAGCCGGGGCTGGGAGTGCACGGTGCCGATGCCGCCCGGGTTGGTCAGCGAGATCGTGGTGCCGTTGTAGTCGTCCATGGTCAGCTCGCCTCGGCGGGCGCGGCGGACCACGTCCTCGTACGCCTGCCAGAACTGCCGGAAGTCCATCTGCTCGCACGCCTTGATCGACGGCACCACCAGGGTCCGGGAGCCGTCCGGCTTGGCCAGGTCGATGGCGATGCCGAGGTTGACGTGCTCCGGCGCGACCATGTTCGGCTTGCCGTCGATCTCGGCGAACGAGTTGTTCATCTCCGGGTGCTCGACCAGCGCCCGGACCATGGCGTATCCGATCAGGTGGGTGAAGCTGACCTTGCCGCCACGGCCCCGGGCCAGGTGGTTGTTGATCACGATGCGGTTGTCGACCAGCAGCTTGGCCGGGACCGCGCGCACGCTGGTCGCGGTCGGCACAGCCAGCGACGCGTCCATGTTCTGCACGATCCGGGCGGCGACCCCGCGCAGCGGCGTCTGCCGACTGCCACCGGCCGCCGAACCGTTGTCGGCTGCTGTCTTGTCGGCTGGTGCCTTGCCCGCCGTTCTGGTCGCGGCGGGCTGGCTGCCGGTCGACCTGCCGGCGGTGGTCTTGCCCGTGCCCTCCTGACCGGCGGCCGGCTTGGCCGGTGCCGTCTTGCCGGCCGGTGCCGTCTTGCCGGCTGGTGCAGCCTTGCCGGCCGGCGCGGTCGCCCGGGTGGGGCTGCTCTTTGCCGTGGTGGTGGGCTCGGCCGCCCGGCGGGTGGTCCCGCGCCCCGGCGCGGGCGCCCCGGTCTGCTGAGCGGTCCGCGCGGCCGGCGCGTCGGTGCCGGCCCGGGCTGCCGCCGTGGTCGCCGTCGCGGCGGCCGCCTCGGTGGGCGAGGCGACCTGCTCGTGGCTGTAGTCGGCGAAGAAGTCGTGCCAAGCCGGATCTACGCTGGCGGGATCGGTGAGATACTTCTGGTACATCTCATCGACGATCCACTCGTTCGGGCCGAAGCCCGCCAGCGGATTGTCCTGCGAAGTCTGCTGGGTCGACACGGCCGGTAATCGCCTCTTTCACGCGGTCGGATTTGTCACGCGGGGGACGCCACCAGGGTCGGGGCGCTGGTCGGGACGGCTACCAGGCTACGCCGTACGCCGACGGGCGGCATTGTCGCATGCGGCTCGTGTCACTTTTCACAACGGTTGCCCCAGCCGTACCGGCCGGCACGGCGGTTGCCGTACCGGCCGGAATGGCAGGTCAGTGGTGGTAGGCCCGACCGGTCAGGAGATGTCCCGACGGCGGGTGATCACCGTACCGACGATGCCGGTCAACAGCGCGTAGCCGATCAGGATCAGCGCGCCGGTCCACCGGGGTGGGCTGTCCGGCAGGTCGGTGCCGGCGACCATCAACTGCGACGCGATCGAGGGCACCAACCACTGCAGGTCGCTGACCCAGTCGCCGAACCGGGACGCCAGTGTGGCAAGGATGATCGCTGTGCCGAGGTAGCCACCCAAATAGAGCAGGATCGCCGAGACGGTGGCCCCGAGCTGACTGCGGATCAGCACCCCGAAGCCGACCCCGAAGATCGCCCACAGCAGGTAGGCCAGGCCGTTGAGCCCGACCGCCTCCCAGACCGCGCCCGAGCCGAACTGTGCACCGATGTCGAACGTGGCCAGCACCAGCGCACCGGCGATCAGGTTGACCACCGTGGTGATCAGCCAGAAGACGAAGCCGAGCAGCGACGCGGCGGCCAGCTTCGCCAGCACCACCTCGGTACGTCGTGGGCTGGTCAGGAAGGTCGTGGTCGCGGTCTGGTGGAAGTACTCGTTGGTCACCACGATCACGCCGAGCAGCATCACGACCAGCAGCCCGAAGAACTGGCCGTTGGTGTAGAGGTTGGCTGCCAGCGCCGGCGCCTCGCTGACGGCGCTGAGCACCTCGTCGTTCTCCGGCGTCGTCGGGCCGAACCGCTCCGGGTCGGACAGCACGCTGGTCTGCACGTAGTTCACCAGCAGAGTGACCGCCCACAACGGCAGGTAGATCAGGCCGAAGACCCACCAGGTGGCGGTGGTGGTGATCTTGAGCAGCTCGCTGCGTACCAGGTTCATCGGATGGCCGCCTTCGCGCTGGTCAGGTCCAGGAAGACCCGTTCCAGGTCGGGTCGTTCGGTGGTCAGCTCATGCAGCTCGACGCCCTCGGCCAGGGCGGTCCGGCCGACTGTCGGCGCGTCCGCCCCGACGACCAGCAGCGTGCCGTCCGGCGCGGTCTGCACCGTCGCCTCGGCCCGGCTCAACGCCGCTGTCAGCTTCTCGCCCTGCGGGGTGCGGACCCGGATCGTCGGGGCACCGGACATCGAGGCCATCACCTCGCCGACCGGGCCGTGCCGGACCAGCCGACCGGCCGCGATGATCACCACGTCGTCGGCGAGCAGCTGCATCTCGGCCAGCAGGTGGCTGGAGACGAGCACCGTACGGCCCTGCGCCGCGAACGACTTGAGCAGGTCCCGCATCCAGCGGATCCCCTCCGGGTCCAGCCCGTTGGCCGGCTCGTCGAGGATCAGCACCTTCGGGTCGCCCAGCATCGCCGCGGCGATCCCCAGCCGCTGCCGCATGCCGAGCGAGTAGCCCTTGAACTTGCGCTTCGCGGCCGGCGTCAACCCGACCAGGCCGAGCGTCTCCTCGGCGCGGCGCAGCGGCAACCCGGCGGCGGCGCAGATCACCCGCAGGTGGTTGATCCCGGAGCGGCCCTTGTGCGCGCTGGACGCCTCCAGCACCGCGCCGACGTGCCGCAGCGGATCGGTCAGGTCGGCGTACCGTCGCCCACCCACGGTGGCATGACCGCTGGTCGGCGTGACCAGGTTGAGCATCATCCGCAGGGTGGTCGTCTTGCCGGCCCCGTTCGGGCCGAGGAAGCCCGTCACCCGCCCCGGCTCCACCGTGAACGACAGATCGTCGACCGCGCGGACATTGCGGTACTGCTTGGTCAGCCCGGAGACGACGATGCGTCCGTCCTCCGACATGTGGCTCCTCTCGTCACACCGCCCCGTCACCCGGCGGCGGGTCCGGCGATGGCGATCCAGGTCGCCCGGGCCGCCGCCAGCGGTTGTCCCGCAGCATCGTAGAGCGTCGTGCGTACCTCGGCCTTGCGGCCGCTGGTTTCGATCAGTTCGCCGACCACCACGCAGCGCTGGCCGGGTGCCGGCAGTGCGGCCACCGTCGCGGTCATCCGGCCCAGCAGGTACGGCCGGCCCGCGGCGAGCACCGTCCAGCCGCCGGGGCAGTCCAACGCGGCCCAGACCGTCGGCACCGTACGGTCGTCCGGGACGACGAACGGCGCGGCGGTGCGTCCGTCACCCGCCGGCCCGGGAAACACCCGCAGACCGTCGGGGTGCCGTGGGCCGCAGACGTAGCAGTCCGGGAACGGATGGGCGTCGTGTCCCGGGTACCGGGAGCTGGCAGCCTCCGCCGTGGCCAGGTCGACCGGCGGTACGGGCGGCCCGCCCGCCGGGCTGGCCGAGCCGTCAACCGGGCCGGTCAGCCCGCCGATCGAGCCGTGGACCGCCTCGGCCTCGGCGATCAGCGTGACCGGATCGGCGCCGGTCTCCACGCTCAGGGTGTCGTCGGCGGTACGCACCACCCGCAGCTCGGTGTCCAGCGGCGGCGGCCGGCGCAGGGTCACCCGGACCGGTCGACCGGGAACCACGGTGGCCGGGTCGGCGCGCAGCAGCGCCTGGGCGAACCGGCCGGCCGCGTACCCGCCGTTGGCAGAGCCGGTCGGGCCGTTGAACCGGGCGGAGATCAGCATCGGACCATCCTCGCAGTCGGCCGCCACCGCCGTTCGATCGCCACCGCCGTTCACCGGATCGACACCGGTGCCATCCGCTACCGACACGCCGACGGTTCCGGGGCACCTTAAACACATGACATGGCCGTGTTGCTGACCGCCGCCACCCCAACCAGGACCAGCGATTACGTCGTCTCGGTCGCCGATCACACCGACCAGGTCGCCGCCGCACAGCGACTGCGCCGCCAGGTGTTCGCCGCCGAGTTCGGTGCCGGTTGCGACACCCGCTCCGGCGGGTTGGACGCCGACCGGGACATTGACGGGTTCGACGAACACTGTGACCACCTGATCGTCCGGCACGGCCGGACCGGTGCCGTGGTCGGCACCTACCGGCTGCTGCCGCCGGACCGCGCCGCCCGGCTCGGTCGCTGGTACGCCGACACCGAGTTCGACACCAGACCACTGCGGCTGATCGGTGACCACCTGGTGGAGGCCGGCCGGGCGTGCGTGCACCCTGACCACCGGGGCGGCGCGGTGATCAACCTGATCTGGGCCGGCATCGCCCGCTACCTGCGGGAACGTGACCTGCGTTGGCTGGGCGGCTGTGCGTCGGTGCCGCTGCACGACGGCGGGGCGAGCGCCCACGCGGTCTGGCGCACGGTCCGGGACCGGCACCTGGCCCCGCCGCTGCTGCGGGTGCGGCCACGTCGCCCCTGGCTCGCCGAACCCGAACCGCCACCCGCACCGGTCCTGCCGAGGACCGGCCGGGTCGGCATGCCGCCGTTGCTGCGCGGCTACCTGCGACTCGGCGCCTGGGTGTGCGGCGAACCCGCGTACGACCCCGACTTCGCAGTCGCCGACCTGTACGTGCTGCTGTCGCTGGACCGGATCGATCCCCGTTACCTGCGTCACTTCCTGGAGCTGTGATGGCACCGAGATCGCTCGCCAGGTCACCGCGACCGCTCGCCAGGTCACCGCGACCGGTCGGGCACGGCACTTTCTGGCGACCCCGATCCGGGTGTGGGGCCGGCTGTCTGCCGCCCCCGCCCACCGTGCCCGCCGCCGGCCGATTGACCCGGTTGACCCGGCTGACCGGTGTGCTCGGCATGCTCGCCGCCGGGCTGGTCCTGCTGGTGCTGCTGCCGCTGCTCACCCGGCGGCTACGCCCGGTCGCCGGGCGACTGTGGGCCCGCGGACTGCTGCGTACGCTCGGCGTCCGGCTGCGGCTCGTCGGCCGGCTGCCGGTCCGGGCGGCGCTGCTGGCCGCCAACCACGTCTCGTGGCTGGACACCCTGGCCATCCTCGCCGTCACCCCGGCCCGGCTGCTGGCCAAGCGGGAGATCCGCGGCTGGCCGGTGATCGGCGCGCTGGCCCGGGTCGGCGGCACCCTGTTCATCGACCGCGACCGGCCGCGTACGCTGCCCGGCACGGTCGCTGACGTCGCCGCTGCGTTGCGCGCCGGGCACCAGATCGCGGTGTTCCCGCAGGCCACCACGACCTGCGGCACCGCCGGCCGGGCCACCTCCGCCGGTCGGTGCAGTTCGGGTGCGCCGCGCCCGGCACCGTTTCGTCCCGCGCTGTTCCAGGCTGCGCTCGACGCGGAGGTGCCGGTCGTCCCGCTCACCCTCACGTACCACTTCGCCTGCCCGGCCAGGACCCCGCCAGCCGGGCCGGCCGGCGCGGTCCCGGCCGGGCCGGTGCCGACCAGCGTGGCGGCGTTCATCGGAGACGAGGCGTTGTGGCCGTCGGTACGGCGGGTGCTCGGGCTGCGGGACCTGGTGGTGACGCTGGACGCCGGTGCGCCGCTGCCGCCGGACCGGTTCCGGCACCGGCGGGCCCTCGCCCGGCTCGCCGACCGCGACCCGGCACCGGCCCGCTCCGCCCTCGACCTTGTCGGCTGAGGTCACTCGTCCGGGCGTGGAGCTCACTCTCAGCTGATTGTCAGCGGCTCCCCAGGCCGAACCCAGACCGATCCGGGATGATGCGGTCATGACCGCATCGCAGACCGAGGCGAAGCTGCTCGTCGTCGAGGACGACCCGAACATCCTCGAACTGCTCTCCGCCAGTCTGCGGTTCGCCGGATTCGACGTCACCACCGCGACCAGCGGCAGCGCCGCGCTCAACGCCGCCCGCGAGCGCCGGCCCGACCTCGTGGTGCTCGACGTCATGCTGCCCGACCTGGACGGCTTCGAGGTGATCCGGATGATGCGGGAGGCCGGCACCCGTACCCCGGTGGTCTTCCTCACCGCGCGGGACGCCACCGACGACAAGATCCGCGGGTTGACCCTCGGCGGCGACGACTACGTCACCAAGCCCTTCTCGCTGGAGGAGCTGACCGCCCGGATCCGGGCGGTGCTGCGGCGTACCAGCAACGGCGGTCAGATCTCGTCCCGGCTCACCTTCGCCGACCTGGAGCTGGACGAGGAGACCCACGAGGTCTACCGGGCGGGCAACCGGGTGCAGCTGTCACCGACCGAGTTCAAGCTGCTGCGCTACCTGATGCTCAACGCCAACCGGGTGCTGTCCAAGGCGCAGATCCTCGACCACGTGTGGAACTACGACTTCCGGGGCGACGACAACATCGTCGAGTCGTACATCTCGTACCTGCGCCGCAAGATCGACAACACCCAGCCCCGG
Proteins encoded:
- a CDS encoding lysophospholipid acyltransferase family protein, translated to MTRLTGVLGMLAAGLVLLVLLPLLTRRLRPVAGRLWARGLLRTLGVRLRLVGRLPVRAALLAANHVSWLDTLAILAVTPARLLAKREIRGWPVIGALARVGGTLFIDRDRPRTLPGTVADVAAALRAGHQIAVFPQATTTCGTAGRATSAGRCSSGAPRPAPFRPALFQAALDAEVPVVPLTLTYHFACPARTPPAGPAGAVPAGPVPTSVAAFIGDEALWPSVRRVLGLRDLVVTLDAGAPLPPDRFRHRRALARLADRDPAPARSALDLVG
- a CDS encoding ABC transporter permease subunit; protein product: MNLVRSELLKITTTATWWVFGLIYLPLWAVTLLVNYVQTSVLSDPERFGPTTPENDEVLSAVSEAPALAANLYTNGQFFGLLVVMLLGVIVVTNEYFHQTATTTFLTSPRRTEVVLAKLAAASLLGFVFWLITTVVNLIAGALVLATFDIGAQFGSGAVWEAVGLNGLAYLLWAIFGVGFGVLIRSQLGATVSAILLYLGGYLGTAIILATLASRFGDWVSDLQWLVPSIASQLMVAGTDLPDSPPRWTGALILIGYALLTGIVGTVITRRRDIS
- a CDS encoding ATP-binding cassette domain-containing protein; the encoded protein is MSEDGRIVVSGLTKQYRNVRAVDDLSFTVEPGRVTGFLGPNGAGKTTTLRMMLNLVTPTSGHATVGGRRYADLTDPLRHVGAVLEASSAHKGRSGINHLRVICAAAGLPLRRAEETLGLVGLTPAAKRKFKGYSLGMRQRLGIAAAMLGDPKVLILDEPANGLDPEGIRWMRDLLKSFAAQGRTVLVSSHLLAEMQLLADDVVIIAAGRLVRHGPVGEVMASMSGAPTIRVRTPQGEKLTAALSRAEATVQTAPDGTLLVVGADAPTVGRTALAEGVELHELTTERPDLERVFLDLTSAKAAIR
- a CDS encoding response regulator transcription factor, giving the protein MTASQTEAKLLVVEDDPNILELLSASLRFAGFDVTTATSGSAALNAARERRPDLVVLDVMLPDLDGFEVIRMMREAGTRTPVVFLTARDATDDKIRGLTLGGDDYVTKPFSLEELTARIRAVLRRTSNGGQISSRLTFADLELDEETHEVYRAGNRVQLSPTEFKLLRYLMLNANRVLSKAQILDHVWNYDFRGDDNIVESYISYLRRKIDNTQPRLIHTLRGVGYVLRKPAA
- a CDS encoding GNAT family N-acyltransferase; translated protein: MAVLLTAATPTRTSDYVVSVADHTDQVAAAQRLRRQVFAAEFGAGCDTRSGGLDADRDIDGFDEHCDHLIVRHGRTGAVVGTYRLLPPDRAARLGRWYADTEFDTRPLRLIGDHLVEAGRACVHPDHRGGAVINLIWAGIARYLRERDLRWLGGCASVPLHDGGASAHAVWRTVRDRHLAPPLLRVRPRRPWLAEPEPPPAPVLPRTGRVGMPPLLRGYLRLGAWVCGEPAYDPDFAVADLYVLLSLDRIDPRYLRHFLEL